Proteins from a genomic interval of Rosa chinensis cultivar Old Blush chromosome 2, RchiOBHm-V2, whole genome shotgun sequence:
- the LOC112190220 gene encoding mediator of RNA polymerase II transcription subunit 9 produces MEHQYSGGGGGGGSGSWNMIPSVPTHSNPSTPSSQDHLYLQQHQQQFQQQQQQQRLLLQQQQQQQQQQQQQQQQQQQQQQHQSLASHFHLFHLVEKLSDSIENGTRDQQSDALVADLNNHFDKCQQLLNSISGSITTKAMTVEGQKKKLEESEQLLNQRRDLNNKYKNSVVDLLKSEP; encoded by the exons ATGGAGCATCAGTACTcgggcggaggaggaggaggaggaagtggGAGCTGGAATATGATCCCCAGCGTGCCGACCCACAGTAACCCTTCTACGCCGTCCAGTCAGGACCATCTCTACCTCCAACAACACCAACAGCAATtccagcaacaacaacaacaacagcgtcttcttctccaacaacaacaacagcagcagcagcaacaacagcaacagcaacagcaacagcaacaacaacaacagcatCAGTCTCTCGCCTCCCACTTCCATCTCTTCCAC TTGGTGGAGAAGTTATCGGATTCGATTGAGAACGGGACGAGGGATCAGCAATCGGATGCATTG GTCGCTGATTTGAACAACCATTTCGACAAGTGCCAGCAGCTGTTGAACTCCATATCCGGATCCATCACCACCAAGGCTATG ACGGTTGAGGGACAGAAGAAGAAGCTTGAAGAGAGTGAGCAATTGTTAAATCAGCGGAG GGACCTGAATAACAAGTACAAAAACTCTGTTGTTGACCTCCTCAAGTCTGAGCCGTAG